gctagctactgtagctagtgcGTTTTGTGAAGATAATTGCAACCCCTGCATTCTTATTTTGGAACAACTAACTGCTAATATTCGGTTTTAgtgattagctagctaactagatgGCTTGATTGACTGGGTAAGATGTCTCCCGCCAATTCAATAGAATTGTTAGCTAATGCTAACCCAGACGCGTTCGTACTCGCATCATGGTTTTTGTGCCGGATTTGATTGTTACCTTAACGTTATTAAACGTGTTTACAACAAAACACTGGATAAAAAAAACGTGGTAGTCAAGTGTCTTTTTGGAGTATTTTCGTTAGCCAACTAGCTACTTGTTATTCATTATCCTCAATCTGGCGCCAATTTCACCGCCCAAACAAACCAGTCACACAAACGTGTCGGTGAAGATTACTTTGCTACTACTATACACTAACTCTGCATTTCAATACACGGCTTTTGCTTAATAAAATTACTTGATAACTAACACACTTATCCATTTTCAGCTGTGGCTGCATCTGCACCCAGGAAGTCATTGGGTGCCTCGAGTTCTGCAAATGCATCAAGCGGCTCTCAAGCAGGCACGCCTGGTGAGTCATGATTTCATTCAGGCTTAAAGTTTAAATTGTCTAATAGCCCATATTTCCATGTAAGCTAGATACCTACATAACAATTTTTAGTAGATGGCTAACAACTATTGCCTCCGAATGCATTTCTTTCTCATGTGTCCAAGTGGTGAGTAGTCATGGCAGATATTCGTCTAAATTGTGAATTGTAATGCTGGCATTGTTTTACAGCGAAAAGTAAATTTGCTGGAGGGAATCCTGTGTGTCCTCGGCCCACCCCAACTTGGCAAAAAGGCATTGGGGATTTCTTTGGTGGGCCCTGCAGGGAGCCTGAAAAAGAGAACCAGCTCCCCCAGTCAGACGATGAAGAGGCTGGAGGCAGTGGAGTGTCCAAGGCATCGAAGTACATTTGAATTCTATTAAGCTTAGTTTTAGAGCCAGTCCAAAAGCATCCCTGAGATGCCTACCTCTTTAGTGCTTGCAGATCTGGAGGAAGTGGTGTATGTTCTCAAACATTTTCATtagaatctgttccaaaaacgtTGCCAAAGTTACTAATATTAAGAACTCATTCTGATACTTTAATATATTGCATTGGTCTGTTCTCCATAGATAACTTGGCAATGTTTTTGCAACAGATTCTGGGGATTAATATTTTTTTGTACTCTGGTTTATTTGCCGAAGCAGAATCACTGGGAAATGTGTGCATTTTGTTTCTGTAAAAATGTTATCTAAGTTTGAAGGCTCATCTGGCTGTTTGTGATCCTTTGTAAGCGTGTATGTATGTTGGGTGATGTGCCAGGTTTCACATTTTCAGGGTACATCTATGAATTTAACTGTGCTGCAGAGCCTGTTCAAATGTGATTATGGGCCAAACATTGCTGTCCCATCTAATGTCAACCACTCACCTTTCAGATCCAGACCACTGCCTGCTGAAGATGAGGATGCTGATGAATGAGCTTTACCAATCGTGTCCCAATTAAAAAGCCATTGCTTCTAGTACTTGAATGGGCTGGCAGATTTTGTGTATATAATTGATGAATTCGTGGTTTTTGTACAGAAGTTTAATAAACCTTTTTTTGTATGCCTGATTCCATTACCTTTTGTTTTGTTACTCTTCCTGTTTTACAATACCTAATCTATTTTCTCAATCTAAATTGCACTTAGGTTTTCTGTGCTAACAATGATTATTTTGTTATTTAAAAGCCATGATGGTAGAATTAGCAAATGTATCCGTGGATTCCCTGCCTGTCCAACAACTATGGCAATCATGCCCCTACTAATTTATTAGCCAATATTTTTATCGTCATATGGGTAACCTCTACATGCCAGTAGATGGTGCTAGATCATTAAGAATATCAAAATGTTGGGAACAGGATGTAATGCATACTTCTACATCAATGAAATGGGACAGATAAGCACCCACCTTAAAAGATTCAGTCACCTTTTTGTTGGTTAATTGTAATGGGGATGACTGCCTCAGCAATGCTTGATGTTGGTTAGTGTTCCGTGATTAGACTACCTGCATTTTGTCCAATTTCTGAGTGGTGGCCCTCAGTTCTCcctatattttattttacctttaactaggcaagtcagttaagaacaaattcttatttttaatgactgcctaggaacagtgggttaactgcctgttcaggggcaccCTTCCGggtattagtccaacgctctaaccactaggctaccctgccgccccatgtttAAATGCTTGACCTTTTGTACAGTAAGGTGAACCTCCAGTGCTGCATGTTTGGTCAATACCATGAGATTTTCAACCAGTATCAGGAAAGGTTGGTGGAACCAATTCATCGTTGAGAAGTGCCAAGTGTGACACATTATACGCAAGGTCACTTGTAGTAcagtgcccctggagcaaattagggttaagtgccttgctcaagggcacactgACAGTTCTatagaaaataaacatttttacaCCTTGTTAGCTcgtattcaaaccagcgacctttcgaaTACTGGCCCATGCTCTAACCGCAAGGCTACCTGTCGCCCATAAAGCACATTGACCTGTAATTTCCATGATGACAATGTTCTATCAGGATACACTTGGAACTGATTTTCTCGCAGGATGTTGGAGCAACACTTCCGGGACCATTTTTTACAGAGACTGAAGAGGAAGCGAGACACTCCATATTTTTTATTCCGTTTAAATGAACGTAAGTATACAAGACCCCTCTGCTATTGCATTGGCGTCTACGGGAGACACCCTGTTAAACCGGAACTCACCGCTTTTTTTCAATGGTAAACAGCCGGAGTGAGCTATCTTCGTTTATGCACCATCTTTGATTTTTATATCAGTGGAGGCGAACTGAAGAGGGCTCTGGGATGCTAACTGAAAACACCAATTGACGTCGCTTCCTCGTTTCTGGCGTAATCGCTACACGGAAAATAAATGACTAAATGCATCCAGGACCACATTGAAAGTAAGTAACATTTCCACAAGCTAAAATTGGCTAACAGCTAACACTAGCTTATCTGCGTTTTCTGAACGCCGCCTAGGCTAGGTTTAGctagtagcagctagctagctagctagcaacttgcTGGCCTGAATTGAAGACGTTGCCTGGACAATTACCTTTAGCCAGCTACTGTAGTTAGCTAACGATCCACCTACCCAGGCTAGAGAGCGTTGGACCACAAGGAAATGCATTCACtgtttttgtttgtgtctgtggtgC
This window of the Oncorhynchus clarkii lewisi isolate Uvic-CL-2024 chromosome 1, UVic_Ocla_1.0, whole genome shotgun sequence genome carries:
- the LOC139416158 gene encoding PCNA-associated factor-like isoform X1; the encoded protein is MVRTKADSVPGTYRKAVAASAPRKSLGASSSANASSGSQAGTPAKSKFAGGNPVCPRPTPTWQKGIGDFFGGPCREPEKENQLPQSDDEEAGGSGVSKASKSRPLPAEDEDADE
- the LOC139416158 gene encoding PCNA-associated factor-like isoform X2 — translated: MTSAVAASAPRKSLGASSSANASSGSQAGTPAKSKFAGGNPVCPRPTPTWQKGIGDFFGGPCREPEKENQLPQSDDEEAGGSGVSKASKSRPLPAEDEDADE